CTGATGCTGCTGGATCTGCCCTGACAGCAAGTTGGTTTCACCGATAAAATCTGCCACAAAGGGCGTTTTCGGGTATTCGTAGATCTCACTGGGGCTGCCCACCTGCTCGATCCGGCCCGCTTGCATGACGGCGATGCGGTCTGACAGGGACAGGGCCTCTTCCTGGTCATGGGTCACCATGATGAAGGTGATGCCCAGGGTCCGCTGCAGATTAGACAGCTCCACCTGCATCTGTTTACGCAACTTCAGATCCAGGGCCCCCAGGGGTTCATCTAGCAGCATCACTGCCGGCCGATTGACCAAGGCCCTGGCCAGGGCTACCCGCTGTTGCTGGCCCCCCGATAGATAAGACGGAAACCGCTGGGCGAAGTTCTCCATCTTCACCAGGTGCAGGGCCTGCTGTACCCGTTGGGCCAGCTGGGCCCGCCCCACCCGTTGCAACCGCAACCCAAAGGCCACGTTATCCCATACCGACAGGTGGTCAAACAGGGCATAGTTCTGAAACACCATATTGACCGGACGCCGGTAGGCTGGCACCCGGCCCATGGGACGCCCCCGAATGATAATCTCACCGGCAGACGGCACCTCGAAACCGGCAATCATCCG
This portion of the Halomicronema hongdechloris C2206 genome encodes:
- a CDS encoding ABC transporter ATP-binding protein; the encoded protein is MAQTSLPPSAIAQAEAALDVELRQVSKSFDGEPAVRAANLAIHQGEFFSILGPSGCGKTTVLRMIAGFEVPSAGEIIIRGRPMGRVPAYRRPVNMVFQNYALFDHLSVWDNVAFGLRLQRVGRAQLAQRVQQALHLVKMENFAQRFPSYLSGGQQQRVALARALVNRPAVMLLDEPLGALDLKLRKQMQVELSNLQRTLGITFIMVTHDQEEALSLSDRIAVMQAGRIEQVGSPSEIYEYPKTPFVADFIGETNLLSGQIQQHQGTHLRVLTQQGLRVLVQHPPTSVPLPAMGAAVFLSVRPENIHLSPSPPDTDHNCYPGQVSHVMYLGTHVHCIVQLTNGAQLMALQPNRSGRWLRPQTPVYVRWSPADCLVLGT